Genomic segment of Pogona vitticeps strain Pit_001003342236 chromosome 15, PviZW2.1, whole genome shotgun sequence:
ATTTCAACTTTATTGCACCAGCGAAAAGCCGTATTGCAGAGCCCGAAGAGGCTCCATCGTACCACCTCCGTCTGTGATGAGTAGCGtgttagaatattttttttcctgtgcatgAGCCCACCCACCCTTTGGTTCAGCTTACTTCTCAAAGGAGGCAAGAGGAGTTTCCACGCATAGCAGTCCTTTTTTGCTCGTCCGTCGGCTTGTCTGAAAGTCCAGCTTGATCCTGGTTGAACCCCACAAGTCAGCAATATCTGCACGTTTTTAAGAACCCTGCAGGTCCAAGGAACAGCACCTCAGTCAGTTCATGATGCCCGCAGCATTCCTCACTTGCTAGGGGAGCCCTGCGCGTAGCTGCCGCTGGCCTCCAGCATTGCTTTCCTGCGGGCCGTCTCCTTCCCCACGTTGTGGTTGAGCCTCCTCAGGCGCTCCTGCAGTGGGAAATTTCACAAACAGTCTCACCTTAGCCTCTCCCAGCTCATTCTTACCTTTTAAGTTTCTAGTCCTcttgaaagggagagagagagacaggccaACTTTCCCAGATCAGGAAGAAGCCAACAGTGAGGAGTACTCAGACTGTCTTGACAAATGCAGCTGCCCACATCACTTGCGGTCGGCAGTGccgcctggggatgatgggagctgcagtctggcCACACTTGACCACTCCCTGGCCTATCGAACCCTGTAGAGCTGGCCGGCTTTGTGTGATTGGTTTTCTGCTACAGCTAACGCTTGGAAGACCTCCTTTCCAACGGGGAAGCAAGGATCCCATcaggatttaaaacaaaaacagctggggggaaaaaaaccacacaatccTGCAGTGCGAAGGAAGACAAAAACCTAGCAATTAAACCGCGTTGTGCAAACTTGCATTCTAGCTGGGCCGCACTGTGCAAGGAACGACGGGACCTTACACACGCTGCGCATAACGAAGTAAAAGAAGCTAATATTCGAATGACAGCCATGGCTCAACCATGCGCACCTGGGCGTTCTGCAGGATGTTGTTCACCAAGACCACCCGGCGCCGGGCGTTCAGCAGCTTCTTGACATAGGGGTCCAGGTCAAGCGCCACCTTCTGGTCGTCGTTGATGCGGCAGAGTTCTAGCCGGGGATGATAACGCAGAGAGGAACACTTTTCAAGGATCCCACAGAAACTGGATggtaacacccacccacccaatcccATACTATTAACTTTCTTCGGTACCCACTGCTTCACTTATCTGCAGTCAGAAAAtatttgaagagaaaaaaaatctagaaatacgtattttcatgatgtattacatggtgaaaatacttcTTTCCAGATTCCCACTCCACCTTTTCCCATGCTACGTATGGGATTCTCTATTATCCGCAGTTTTCAGGACCCACAGAGGGGCTTGGAGCCAGTCCCCAGTGGGTATGGGGGGTCATACTGTACAAATCTTAGGGCTCCCCCCGAGCAGAAACAGGCAAGAAGGGAGGTTGTCCAAGATCCTCCAGAATCAACCCGATACTTGAGGGCCCAGCACAAAACCCTGAAAACCTTCACAAAAGGTGCCTACAAAAGAATGCAGAAGTGAAATACTTTTCACCCCTTTGAGGAAGTTCTTGCCGCTTCCTGGTTGAAGGGGGTGGTGTATATTTAAGCATGAATGCAACAGGCGAACCCTCGCTCCGACCTCTCGTCCAACCCGCCTCCTTCCTGCCCGCGGTCCAACTTACCTGTGGCCAAACTGTCAATGTGTTCCCGCAGCTCCACCTGACTGACTCTGAGGTGGAAAAACGGGAAGGGTGAgacataagagagagaaaaaaataaataaaatcggATTGCAAAATAATTCCAACAACTAATTTTTATTCACGGCATCTACCCTGCAAGAAAATCTCCAGGAAAAGTTTCACCATCCAAACAAAGGAGAACCGCTATGTTCTCTGCTCTCTGGATTACAGCCCTAATAAAAACACAACTTCACAATGGCAaaattggggggcggggggatcAGCCACGTTACAGCCTGTcaccccctccccctgtcttaACCGATGGCTGACACGCCTAAAATTCCCCCGCTCGTTTGTACAAAACAACTTGAAATACTATATAGCAGGGCCAGAAAAATCCTCACTGAGATGTGCTTCTTGGAAACAAAATAGGTCTTAAAATGGGAAGGGGGATTTGAGGATAAAGGTCGCTCAGCACCATTTATTCctggagtttgaatcccccactgttgctccttgacagaggctggactggatggctattattattattattattattattattattattattattattattattattattattattattattattattattattattattattattattattattattattattagcagcagcagcagcagcagcagcagcagcagcagcagcagcaactgcacCAGATTTCCACCACTGTTTCTGATCCCTTCTCCGAATCTCAAAGCtgttattttaaagaagaaaccaGCCTCcaacccttttatttatttctttaacgTATTTTGAGCCCACTTTTCTCAAATCTCATAAATCTTTCCTAATGGTGTTTCGGGCGAGCGCTCCTTCCCGCCAGCAGCGCCCATCCTCTAGCAATTCAGGAAGTAAACATGAAATTGTAGTCATAtgattttccttttattcccctcccccagcCCATTCATCTGAAATAAACTTCCAATTATAGGAATGAATCTGTGCTAATTGGGGTTTAAACAGATCAGAAGTGTCTGGCCCAAAACAGCCTAGATACCCTTTTCTGCGAAAACAGCCAAGGTTTAAGGCAGAGGCGCTGCACCTGGTGGCTTCCCGCCTGCCCTCAGGCGCAATGCAACGACTGCATCTCTAAGGCAAGATAGCTGCCAAGCCAAACACACTGCAGAGCTGGCCTGGCTACACCTGCCAGATTTCTGCCTGCATCCTTCAGCTGTCAAAAAACAGTCAAAAGATTCAACAGCAAAACAACAGCAGTCCCACTCTAATATAGCTACAGTATATCCAGAGACCAATcttagaggaggaggaaaggggagcaAAAGCAGTTGCACCTGATGGATTTCTACCCGCATCACACCCACACTTAGGGTTTTTAGTACTAAACCAACTGCAGTCCTACCCTGGGGCTGTATGAAATATCAGGGAGGGGGagatgggacaggaagcagctaTACCGGATGGATTTCTGCCTAAGGTATAGCTGAGCGATTTAACAGCAAACCCACAGCAGCCTCCCCTAACGGACGTTTCCAGAGGCCGGGGTTGCTGAAGgcagggagggggtggggagggacagATGCACCGGACGGATTTCTGCCTGCACCCCCCAGCTATTCACAAACCCCACCGCCAAGGGACTGAATAGTAAACTAAGGGCAGTCCCGCCCCGTGGCTGCGTCCAGGGTCCCCTTTTTGTGGGGAGGaggcaagaagaagaggaaggggctCAGCTGCACCGGACGGACCTCTGCCTGCCCCAGCCCTCCCTACCGGACTGCGTGGACGTGGGTGTCCAGCTGCCTCA
This window contains:
- the SNAPIN gene encoding SNARE-associated protein Snapin, whose translation is MAAPGAAAMAAAALPPPPPPLPPSGPASPAGPAARDLFAEGLLEFLRPAVRQLDTHVHAVRVSQVELREHIDSLATELCRINDDQKVALDLDPYVKKLLNARRRVVLVNNILQNAQERLRRLNHNVGKETARRKAMLEASGSYAQGSPSK